The proteins below come from a single Gimesia alba genomic window:
- a CDS encoding HEAT repeat domain-containing protein, producing MSNPFPENDSTHTESQLQLLYCALTDPDLLRSQWATEQLELQVCGEEETKLLLQSMRADEPEKRWRAINICVQLALDGSNVVPHLLTTVKDRLWTIREASALALAPHVSDDQVHQALLDRALFDKSPLVREAALRGLSGTLDKHRQTLDALLAALKHPKPPVRCRAAVGLTYFRTAACFIIPDLTEALNDSHRKVRLAATNALAQFGPQAISALPTLIRRRFEGDFTIKQAAVKAIAAILPGASAPLRRTLTPSLEWFDGPQQTLQDAFKDYELPEEVRAQFIEECQSQIDVFTKQNPEQSPVSENKPDGWQAACAVVRAAEQSGRSFDEKKEYTKLLARFVELWLDHNTKEK from the coding sequence ATGTCTAACCCCTTTCCCGAGAATGATTCAACACACACCGAATCTCAGCTTCAACTTCTCTATTGCGCGCTGACAGATCCCGACTTGCTGCGGAGTCAATGGGCAACAGAGCAATTGGAACTTCAGGTATGTGGCGAAGAGGAAACAAAGCTGCTGCTCCAGTCAATGCGCGCTGATGAGCCCGAAAAACGATGGCGGGCAATCAATATCTGCGTTCAACTGGCATTGGACGGAAGCAACGTCGTGCCACATTTGCTGACAACAGTCAAGGACCGGCTCTGGACAATCCGCGAGGCCTCAGCTCTGGCATTAGCCCCGCATGTCAGTGACGATCAAGTTCACCAGGCCCTGCTGGACCGCGCGTTGTTTGATAAAAGCCCCCTTGTTCGTGAAGCGGCGCTGCGTGGGCTCTCGGGAACGCTGGACAAACATCGTCAGACACTCGATGCCTTACTGGCTGCTCTTAAACATCCCAAACCTCCGGTTCGCTGTCGGGCCGCCGTCGGTCTGACTTACTTTCGTACCGCCGCCTGCTTTATTATTCCAGATTTAACAGAAGCACTCAACGACTCGCACCGCAAGGTGCGCCTGGCGGCAACCAATGCACTCGCACAGTTCGGTCCTCAAGCCATCTCTGCCTTGCCGACTTTGATCAGACGACGCTTTGAAGGCGACTTCACAATCAAGCAGGCGGCGGTCAAAGCGATTGCAGCAATTCTTCCCGGAGCTTCCGCCCCGCTCCGACGAACGTTGACCCCCTCATTGGAATGGTTTGATGGTCCTCAACAGACTTTACAGGATGCATTCAAAGATTATGAATTGCCTGAGGAAGTTCGCGCGCAGTTTATCGAGGAATGCCAGAGCCAAATCGACGTCTTCACAAAGCAGAACCCAGAACAATCTCCAGTAAGCGAAAACAAGCCTGACGGCTGGCAAGCGGCCTGTGCCGTGGTAAGAGCAGCTGAGCAATCTGGCCGTAGTTTTGATGAGAAAAAAGAATACACCAAACTGCTGGCCCGGTTCGTCGAGCTCTGGCTGGATCATAACACAAAAGAGAAATAA
- a CDS encoding leucine-rich repeat domain-containing protein: protein MKERVVYCPVGNEFSPCDPSEVQPIVAHLRQNQPVPEQLIFTRGSHLPDGRVDLCKQCVGPEGTKLVAAAVEANEHTRHLLMGANGMGNIGAQAISEAIRKSKTLQTVYLGCNRIEAEGATELAQAISDSPSVRALWLKRNPIGFEGARQIADMLKRNSQIRTLDLVHTKIGSQGVRLIARTLATEKTAVELLYLGGNEIETDDADVLVELLQNNQTIRGLYLSVNRLKDEGVNKLAEGLRLNQGLQTLSLASNRIGPAGAVALASALETHPNLINLDLGYDRSTNVLGEHPNSLGDEGAAAIADLIRANPRLRSLNLLRNGITDRGVRRLIDALQNHPSLVQLKIGKGIRHYYKRRLRQLLERNQQNLSNSPVSDDDILAIRSIYRTLKK, encoded by the coding sequence ATGAAAGAACGTGTGGTTTATTGTCCGGTTGGAAATGAGTTTTCTCCCTGTGATCCATCCGAGGTACAGCCGATTGTCGCGCACCTGCGTCAGAATCAGCCGGTGCCCGAGCAATTGATCTTTACGCGCGGCAGTCATCTTCCCGACGGCCGGGTTGATCTTTGTAAACAGTGTGTCGGACCGGAGGGAACAAAACTGGTCGCCGCCGCCGTGGAAGCGAACGAGCATACCCGTCACCTGTTGATGGGGGCAAACGGGATGGGCAATATCGGAGCACAGGCGATCTCGGAAGCGATTCGCAAAAGCAAAACGTTGCAGACGGTGTATCTTGGCTGTAACCGGATCGAAGCAGAAGGGGCGACTGAATTGGCACAGGCAATTTCAGACAGTCCTTCAGTTCGGGCGCTCTGGCTAAAACGAAATCCGATCGGCTTCGAAGGGGCGCGGCAGATTGCAGACATGCTGAAACGGAACTCACAGATTCGGACGCTGGATCTGGTGCATACGAAAATCGGCAGCCAGGGCGTACGGCTCATCGCCCGAACGCTGGCGACTGAAAAAACAGCCGTCGAACTTTTGTATCTGGGAGGGAATGAAATCGAGACAGACGATGCCGACGTGCTGGTGGAACTGTTACAAAACAATCAGACGATTCGTGGCCTGTATCTGAGTGTGAATCGCTTAAAGGATGAGGGAGTCAACAAACTCGCCGAAGGCCTGCGATTGAATCAGGGATTGCAAACCTTGAGCCTGGCCAGTAATCGAATCGGTCCCGCGGGTGCTGTGGCGCTCGCGTCTGCTTTGGAAACTCACCCCAATTTAATCAATCTCGATTTGGGTTATGATCGCTCTACCAATGTGCTCGGCGAGCATCCTAACTCTCTGGGAGATGAGGGCGCTGCTGCCATTGCCGACCTGATCCGGGCCAATCCACGGTTGCGTTCCCTTAATCTGCTAAGAAATGGGATTACCGACCGTGGCGTCCGCAGGCTGATTGATGCGTTGCAGAATCATCCGTCTCTGGTCCAATTGAAAATCGGTAAGGGAATTCGCCATTATTACAAACGTCGGCTTCGTCAACTTTTGGAACGCAACCAGCAGAATCTGTCCAATTCACCTGTGTCAGACGATGATATTCTTGCAATTCGCAGCATTTATCGTACTTTAAAGAAATAA
- a CDS encoding SDR family NAD(P)-dependent oxidoreductase has product MDELKPNACATDNDSLPVTDEELAACQRVLQMLAERPELCLKPDGLFSEVLHQASLLGRRVKALHKKESRNRDRAIFENAGIREKRKSKNDGRYLLTDDSAPSQFEPQTLCHSRRCYICKQPYQQLHPFYDLMCMDCGDENFRKRSQTADLSGRTAIVTGGRVKIGFQTALKLLRGGARVLVTSRFPCDAVRRYAAENDFADWSDRLQISGCDFRSLKSVTQFLDEVQARFSQLDILINNASQTIRRPAAFYRHLLEGERQFDTLPPEIQSVLVRENKFSGNLEQRASSAVPKQEQSQMSFSAALSQTIVHEEDAGHDLLAFPPGLLDGDSQQIDLRHKNSWIQELGDVSFPELLEVHAVNSLVPFLLIQKLEPLLLNSPNPQRFIVNVSAMEGQLNTHSKTGFHPHTNMAKAGMNMVTRTSAERFAKRGIYMTSVDTGWITNEFPHQKTEQMQQDGFQPPLDEIDGAARVCDPVFVGINQGQLLYGKFLKDYRETNW; this is encoded by the coding sequence ATGGATGAATTGAAACCGAATGCCTGTGCGACAGACAACGATTCCCTTCCCGTCACTGACGAGGAACTCGCAGCCTGTCAGCGGGTATTGCAGATGCTGGCAGAGCGGCCTGAACTCTGCCTGAAACCGGATGGCCTTTTTTCTGAAGTGTTGCACCAGGCATCGCTGTTGGGACGCAGAGTCAAGGCGTTGCATAAAAAGGAGAGCCGTAATCGCGACAGAGCAATCTTCGAAAACGCCGGTATCCGCGAGAAACGCAAGTCGAAAAACGACGGGCGTTATCTTCTCACCGACGATTCTGCACCTTCTCAATTTGAACCGCAGACACTGTGTCACTCGCGCCGCTGTTATATCTGTAAACAACCTTATCAGCAGCTGCATCCGTTTTATGATCTGATGTGTATGGACTGTGGCGATGAGAACTTTCGCAAGCGGTCCCAGACGGCAGATCTGTCGGGACGAACCGCCATCGTCACCGGCGGACGTGTGAAGATTGGATTTCAGACTGCCTTGAAACTGTTGCGCGGTGGCGCACGCGTGCTGGTCACCAGCCGTTTTCCCTGTGATGCAGTCCGGCGTTACGCTGCCGAAAATGATTTCGCGGACTGGAGTGACCGTTTACAGATTTCTGGCTGCGATTTTCGCAGTCTGAAAAGTGTGACTCAGTTTCTGGACGAGGTACAGGCACGTTTTTCTCAACTGGACATCCTGATTAATAACGCGTCGCAGACGATTCGACGTCCTGCTGCCTTCTACCGGCATCTGCTGGAAGGGGAGCGGCAGTTCGATACGTTACCGCCTGAAATCCAGTCCGTTCTAGTCCGGGAGAACAAGTTCAGCGGCAATCTTGAACAGCGCGCTTCATCTGCAGTTCCGAAGCAGGAGCAATCCCAGATGTCCTTTTCCGCTGCGCTGTCGCAGACAATCGTGCATGAGGAAGATGCCGGTCATGATCTGCTGGCATTTCCGCCGGGATTGCTGGATGGAGACAGTCAGCAGATTGATCTGCGTCACAAAAACAGCTGGATTCAAGAATTGGGGGATGTCTCGTTTCCTGAATTGCTCGAAGTCCACGCGGTCAACTCTCTGGTGCCGTTTCTTCTGATTCAAAAACTTGAACCACTGCTGTTGAACAGTCCGAATCCGCAGCGCTTTATCGTCAATGTCTCCGCGATGGAGGGGCAGCTCAATACACACTCTAAAACGGGATTTCATCCGCACACCAATATGGCCAAAGCAGGCATGAATATGGTCACACGCACGAGTGCCGAACGATTTGCAAAACGGGGAATCTATATGACAAGCGTCGATACCGGCTGGATCACGAACGAATTTCCACATCAGAAAACCGAGCAAATGCAGCAAGACGGCTTTCAGCCACCCCTCGATGAGATTGATGGGGCGGCGCGTGTTTGTGATCCGGTCTTCGTCGGCATCAATCAGGGGCAATTACTGTATGGAAAATTTCTCAAGGACTATCGGGAAACTAACTGGTGA